One Mytilus trossulus isolate FHL-02 chromosome 5, PNRI_Mtr1.1.1.hap1, whole genome shotgun sequence DNA segment encodes these proteins:
- the LOC134718728 gene encoding uncharacterized protein LOC134718728, whose protein sequence is MATPSEDVPSTKEKTKRKSTGLQYYTKQFSVNGRKQLKIKAKNEKNRKFSKINQQWIAKKNRHLLKRRQIKKKKKQEIQKNRKEDSIGCMHTCRKNESNSVPYNGKGSRRVEFIYSQKDYENGQSFYHAASKLRNFPQNEYPIDVHISESRGYVYVTHIINDPMVGDLNLRRNRFGSTLVWNEINLGHTIPFESLAFSDSLLSYDIPSFGNTAIILGHTNPIPVCMLGHTRPF, encoded by the exons GCTACTCCATCTGAAGATGTACCATCAACTAAAGAGAAAACGAAGAGAAAAAGTACTGGACTTCAATATTACACAAAACAATTTTCAGTGAATGGACGAAAACAGCTAAAAATTAAG gctaaaaatgaaaagaacaggaagttttcaaaaataaaccaaCAATGGATAGCAAAGAAGAATCGTCATCTCCTAAAAAGaagacaaattaagaaaaagaaaaaacaagaaatacaaaaaaacagaaaagaagatAGCATTGGATGCATGCATACCTGTCGGAAAAATGAAAGTAACAGCGTTCCTTACAATGGGAAAGGTTCACGTCGTGTTGAATTCATTTATTCGCAAAAAGATTATGAAAATGGGCAATCATTTTATCACGCTGCTTCCAAATTAAGAAATTTCCCCCAAAACGAGTACCCAATCGACGTCCACATCTCCGAATCACGTGGTTATGTATATGTTACACATATAATCAATGATCCGATGGTTGGTGATCTGAATTTACGTCGTAATAGATTTGGAAGCACATTAGTATGGAACGAAATAAATCTAGGGCACACCATACCATTCGAATCGCTGGCATTTTCGGATTCGTTACTATCCTATGATATTCCTTCCTTTGGGAATACAGCGATAATACTAGGACACACTAATCCGATCCCAGTCTGTATGCTTGGACACACTCGACCATTTTGA